The Candidatus Poribacteria bacterium genome has a window encoding:
- a CDS encoding HEAT repeat domain-containing protein, translating to MARETVNAAANLSLQQKLRKFITWFSHRDGPVRNWRYFPTRVLLRKLQSESSEMRAYAAEGLGGVGDVHAVAPLINALSDNNSTVRRFAISSLGHIRDPRAIDVLIPFLQDEEADMRCAAVVALGELGLDEERVSNPPVQIIEALMSSIWDTDRAVCSAAVVALGRIGNPQAISALNALADATESEWVRRYVSEALHQIEEQNASLNS from the coding sequence ATGGCACGCGAAACTGTGAACGCTGCTGCAAATTTGTCCCTGCAGCAAAAGCTCCGCAAGTTCATCACGTGGTTCTCACATCGAGATGGTCCTGTCAGGAATTGGCGATATTTTCCGACCCGCGTGTTGCTCCGAAAACTGCAATCGGAATCTTCCGAAATGCGTGCTTATGCCGCTGAAGGATTAGGCGGTGTCGGCGATGTTCACGCCGTCGCGCCGCTCATCAACGCCTTAAGTGATAACAATTCAACCGTTCGCCGTTTCGCTATTTCTTCCCTTGGACATATCCGAGACCCACGCGCGATTGACGTGCTTATCCCATTTCTGCAAGACGAGGAAGCTGACATGCGATGTGCCGCTGTTGTTGCCCTCGGCGAATTAGGTCTTGACGAAGAGAGAGTTTCAAATCCGCCTGTCCAGATCATAGAGGCACTCATGAGCAGCATCTGGGACACCGACAGAGCCGTCTGTTCCGCTGCTGTCGTCGCTTTAGGCAGAATCGGTAATCCACAAGCCATTTCTGCGCTTAACGCATTGGCAGATGCCACTGAGAGCGAATGGGTCCGCCGCTACGTCAGCGAGGCATTGCATCAAATCGAAGAGCAGAATGCATCACTAAATTCCTAA
- the trpB gene encoding tryptophan synthase subunit beta — translation MKSQVHPNEPQGKIKKLPDATGHFGQFGGRYVPETLMPALLELEEAYLKLKDNHDFQQEFQYYLREYVGRPNPLYYAEHLTETLGGAKIYLKREDLNHTGAHKINSAIGQILLARWMGKKRIIAETGAGQHGVATATVAAKFGMECEVYMGEEDIERQALNVFRMQLMGTKVVPVNSGSRTLKDAINACFRDWVTNVRNTYLLLGSVVGAHPYPMIVRDFQSVIGDEARSQILEQEGTLPDCVVACVGGGSNSLGMFYPFYADESVRLIGVEAAGESIRSGRHAAPLTAGSVGVFHGAKCYLLQEDDGQITPAHSISAGLDYPGVGPEHSYYRETGRAEYVPVTDAEAIEGFRLLSETEGIIPALESAHAIAYLRELAPKLGKDKIIAVCLSGRGDKDVYTIASELGIKL, via the coding sequence ATGAAATCCCAGGTCCACCCAAACGAACCGCAAGGAAAAATTAAAAAACTTCCTGACGCAACAGGGCATTTCGGACAATTCGGGGGTAGATACGTCCCCGAAACGCTCATGCCTGCCCTTTTAGAACTTGAAGAAGCATACCTGAAACTCAAAGACAATCACGACTTCCAACAAGAATTTCAGTACTACCTCCGTGAATATGTCGGACGGCCAAACCCACTCTATTACGCCGAGCATTTAACAGAAACACTTGGTGGCGCAAAAATATATCTCAAACGCGAAGACCTCAACCATACAGGGGCACACAAAATTAACAGCGCGATCGGTCAAATCCTCCTCGCTCGCTGGATGGGCAAAAAGCGCATCATCGCTGAAACCGGCGCAGGACAACACGGGGTCGCAACAGCCACTGTCGCCGCGAAGTTCGGTATGGAATGCGAAGTCTATATGGGTGAGGAAGACATAGAACGGCAAGCACTCAATGTTTTCCGCATGCAACTCATGGGGACAAAGGTCGTACCGGTGAACTCGGGGTCGCGGACTCTCAAAGATGCGATCAACGCCTGCTTCCGCGATTGGGTCACGAACGTCCGAAACACGTATCTACTTCTCGGATCAGTTGTCGGCGCGCACCCTTATCCGATGATCGTCCGAGACTTCCAATCCGTCATCGGCGACGAAGCGAGATCACAGATTTTAGAGCAAGAAGGCACACTCCCGGATTGTGTCGTCGCCTGTGTCGGGGGTGGGAGCAATTCACTCGGCATGTTCTATCCCTTCTACGCTGATGAATCCGTTCGGCTGATCGGTGTGGAAGCCGCAGGCGAAAGCATCCGAAGTGGGCGGCACGCCGCACCTCTCACGGCTGGCAGTGTCGGCGTCTTTCACGGTGCGAAGTGCTATCTATTGCAAGAGGATGACGGTCAGATAACCCCCGCACATTCCATCTCCGCAGGGTTAGATTACCCGGGTGTCGGACCGGAACACAGTTATTATCGTGAGACCGGTAGAGCGGAATACGTCCCTGTTACCGATGCAGAGGCGATAGAAGGATTCCGATTGTTATCCGAGACAGAGGGCATCATCCCGGCATTGGAATCCGCACATGCGATTGCCTATCTGCGTGAGCTCGCACCTAAACTCGGTAAAGACAAGATCATCGCTGTCTGTCTTTCAGGTCGTGGGGACAAGGATGTGTATACTATCGCAAGTGAATTGGGCATCAAGCTTTAA
- a CDS encoding C-terminal binding protein — translation MQNSWKILITDYAWPSIEPERQVLAEIGAELIAAETGDEAELLPLAPTIDGILTCWKPVRAPVIAAAENCQIIGRCGIGLDNIDVEAATEHGIIVTNVPAYCIDEVSDHAMGLLLACARKISRFDRAVKGGTWEQNIGPSMRRIRGKTLGVIGFGRIARSIVPKAKAFGFTINVCSPRTDPELIQQHGAQKVSFSELLATSDFITIHAPLTPETQGMFGEAEFRAMKPTAYLINTARGGIVDTDALTTAICTAEIAGAGVDVLATEPPEQTEELLTLDNVVVTPHAAFISEESIFDLEIAAATCVVEVLTGKLPESVVNPSVLEQSNLRANF, via the coding sequence ATGCAAAACAGTTGGAAAATCCTCATCACCGATTACGCTTGGCCCTCCATAGAACCTGAACGACAAGTCCTTGCCGAGATCGGGGCGGAACTCATCGCCGCGGAGACTGGCGATGAGGCAGAACTCCTACCCCTCGCGCCAACCATCGACGGCATCCTCACCTGCTGGAAACCTGTTCGCGCGCCTGTTATTGCCGCCGCTGAAAATTGTCAGATTATCGGACGTTGTGGGATCGGACTTGACAACATTGATGTGGAAGCCGCTACGGAACACGGTATCATTGTGACCAATGTCCCTGCGTATTGTATCGACGAGGTATCCGACCACGCCATGGGGTTGCTGCTGGCGTGTGCCAGAAAAATTTCGCGTTTTGATCGGGCGGTCAAGGGAGGCACATGGGAGCAGAACATCGGACCCTCGATGCGCAGAATTCGAGGGAAAACGCTCGGGGTCATCGGATTCGGACGGATTGCGCGGTCAATTGTGCCGAAGGCGAAAGCGTTCGGATTTACAATCAACGTATGTTCCCCACGGACCGATCCCGAATTGATTCAACAGCACGGCGCACAAAAGGTTTCGTTTTCAGAACTCCTCGCGACCTCCGATTTCATCACTATCCACGCACCACTGACACCGGAAACGCAGGGGATGTTTGGCGAGGCGGAATTTCGGGCGATGAAACCGACGGCGTATCTGATTAATACTGCGCGTGGCGGTATTGTAGACACCGATGCACTCACCACTGCGATCTGCACCGCTGAAATCGCCGGGGCAGGCGTAGACGTATTGGCAACGGAACCACCTGAACAGACCGAAGAACTGCTGACGCTTGACAACGTCGTCGTTACACCGCACGCTGCTTTTATATCAGAGGAATCGATCTTTGACTTAGAGATTGCTGCCGCCACGTGTGTCGTGGAAGTACTAACCGGCAAACTACCAGAATCCGTCGTCAACCCATCGGTTCTGGAACAATCAAACCTCCGCGCAAATTTTTAA
- a CDS encoding FAD-binding protein, producing MNQQDLKHSHKELYTLLGTRFSTDSAVRDAHARDASYHRGALPDAVAFPKTNAEVAEIVKICAKYKMPIVPYGTGTGVEGAVVTTEGALCIALNDMNRILRVSQDDRDATVQAGVTRLQLNTHLAEIGTQLHFSVDPGADASLGGMAATRASGTSAVRYGTMLDNILGLTVVTADGSIVRTGTRARKSAAGYDLTRLFIGSEGTLGIITEITLKLTRLPEAVASAVCAFPTVTAAVDTVIALMGAGVSIARIELLDERQMDAVNTYAGLAYQVAPTLFFEFHGSKHTVAESSEIAGTIAAAHGSGDFRWATDENERKRLWQARYDSYYAALNRRPGSVGYVTDVCVPISELAECIAKTKALLAESSLDPSLLGHVGDGNFHVVFPLEADNADELAEAQRLSHRIVDVALEMGGTCTGEHGVGIGKRQALQKEHGSAIDLMRAIKHALDPLNLMNPGKVFL from the coding sequence ATGAATCAACAAGACCTAAAGCATTCCCATAAAGAACTCTATACGCTTCTCGGAACACGCTTCAGCACAGATAGTGCCGTCCGAGACGCACACGCTCGCGATGCCTCCTATCACCGAGGCGCGCTCCCGGATGCCGTCGCTTTCCCGAAAACCAATGCCGAAGTCGCCGAAATCGTCAAAATCTGTGCAAAATATAAGATGCCGATAGTCCCTTACGGAACAGGGACCGGCGTTGAAGGGGCTGTCGTCACAACTGAAGGCGCGCTCTGCATCGCGCTGAACGATATGAACCGCATCCTCCGCGTCAGCCAAGACGATAGAGATGCCACCGTCCAAGCCGGTGTAACGCGCCTGCAATTGAACACACATCTCGCAGAGATCGGCACACAACTCCACTTTTCCGTCGATCCGGGGGCGGATGCCTCATTGGGGGGGATGGCAGCCACGCGCGCCTCCGGCACCAGTGCTGTCCGATACGGCACGATGCTCGATAATATCCTCGGTTTGACCGTTGTCACTGCCGATGGATCCATCGTCCGGACGGGGACCAGGGCGCGGAAGTCTGCTGCAGGCTACGATCTCACGCGTCTTTTCATCGGTTCTGAAGGCACACTCGGGATCATCACGGAAATCACGCTCAAGTTGACACGGTTACCGGAAGCCGTGGCATCTGCTGTTTGCGCGTTCCCAACCGTAACTGCAGCAGTGGACACCGTTATCGCGCTCATGGGGGCAGGGGTGAGTATTGCCCGTATTGAGCTTTTAGATGAACGCCAGATGGATGCCGTCAACACATACGCCGGGTTAGCATACCAAGTCGCACCCACGCTCTTCTTTGAGTTTCACGGTTCCAAGCACACCGTCGCAGAGAGTTCAGAGATCGCTGGAACTATCGCAGCAGCGCATGGAAGTGGGGATTTCCGATGGGCAACAGACGAAAACGAACGCAAACGCCTCTGGCAAGCCCGATACGATAGCTACTATGCCGCTTTAAACCGCCGTCCCGGTTCCGTCGGTTACGTCACTGATGTTTGTGTCCCGATATCTGAACTCGCCGAATGCATCGCCAAAACGAAAGCACTCCTCGCTGAATCGAGCCTTGACCCGTCGCTCCTCGGACACGTTGGAGATGGGAATTTTCATGTCGTCTTCCCGCTTGAAGCGGATAACGCCGATGAATTGGCAGAGGCGCAACGCCTCAGCCATCGGATTGTAGATGTCGCTTTAGAAATGGGAGGCACTTGCACCGGTGAACACGGTGTCGGTATCGGCAAAAGACAGGCATTACAAAAGGAACACGGATCAGCAATCGATTTAATGCGTGCTATCAAACACGCTTTGGATCCCCTAAACTTAATGAACCCCGGCAAGGTCTTCTTATAG